A genomic window from Blastococcus saxobsidens DD2 includes:
- a CDS encoding class I SAM-dependent methyltransferase translates to MTPRAAELVSELGRLLLGAPLPMSVRCWDGSRTVVDGAPTLVVRHPRALRRLVYAPGELGLARAYVSGDLDIEGDLFAALGFPDDLPSRPELALDRRALARLAGPLLRLRVLGPPPAPPPEEARLRGSRHSLGRDRSAISHHYDVGNDFYRLLLGPSLVYSCAYFPEPGATLEQAQEAKLDLVCRKLGLEQGMRLLDVGCGWGSFALHAASRYGVSVVAVTISDAQAGLARRRIADAGLTDRVEVRLQDYREVDDGPFDAIASIGMAEHVGHASLPGYAARLHGLLRPGGRLLNHAIARGPAAGPDRPDPGSFLTRYVFPDGELQSLATHVQVLEEAGFEVRDVEALRRHYALTCRSWVRNLEQRWDDAVRWSSPGRARVWRLYLAGSALAFERHRTGVNQLLAVKPGRRGADPLPLLRPDWSRQATSDDRRPGAG, encoded by the coding sequence GTGACCCCGAGGGCTGCCGAGCTGGTGAGCGAGCTCGGTCGGCTCCTGCTGGGTGCACCGCTGCCGATGTCCGTGCGGTGCTGGGACGGCTCCCGGACCGTCGTCGACGGGGCGCCCACCCTCGTCGTCCGCCACCCGCGGGCCCTCCGCCGCCTGGTGTACGCGCCCGGGGAGCTCGGGCTGGCCCGTGCCTACGTCAGCGGGGATCTCGACATCGAGGGTGACCTCTTCGCGGCGCTCGGCTTCCCGGACGACCTGCCGTCCCGGCCGGAGCTGGCCCTCGACCGGCGGGCCCTCGCCCGGCTGGCCGGCCCGCTCCTGAGGCTGCGGGTCCTGGGACCCCCACCGGCGCCCCCGCCGGAGGAGGCGCGTCTGCGCGGGAGCCGCCACTCGCTGGGTCGCGACCGGAGCGCCATCAGCCACCACTACGACGTCGGCAACGATTTCTACCGCCTGCTGCTGGGCCCCTCGCTCGTCTACAGCTGCGCCTACTTCCCGGAGCCGGGCGCGACGCTGGAGCAGGCGCAGGAGGCCAAGCTCGACCTGGTCTGCCGCAAGCTCGGCCTGGAGCAGGGGATGCGGCTGCTCGACGTCGGCTGCGGCTGGGGCTCGTTCGCCCTCCACGCGGCGTCCCGGTACGGCGTCTCGGTGGTCGCCGTGACCATCTCCGATGCCCAGGCCGGACTGGCCCGCCGGCGCATCGCCGACGCCGGGTTGACCGACCGCGTCGAGGTCCGGCTGCAGGACTACCGCGAGGTCGACGACGGGCCGTTCGACGCGATCGCCTCCATCGGCATGGCCGAGCACGTCGGTCACGCCTCGTTGCCGGGCTACGCCGCCAGGCTCCACGGGCTCCTGCGCCCCGGCGGCCGGCTGCTCAACCACGCCATCGCACGCGGCCCGGCGGCCGGCCCCGACCGCCCCGACCCCGGGTCGTTCCTCACGCGGTACGTCTTTCCCGACGGCGAGCTGCAGTCGCTGGCCACCCACGTCCAGGTGCTCGAGGAGGCGGGCTTCGAGGTCCGCGACGTCGAGGCCCTCCGCCGGCACTACGCGCTCACCTGCCGGTCCTGGGTGCGCAACCTCGAGCAGCGCTGGGACGACGCGGTCCGCTGGTCCTCCCCGGGCCGGGCCCGCGTGTGGCGGCTCTACCTGGCGGGCTCGGCGCTGGCGTTCGAACGCCACCGGACCGGCGTGAACCAGCTCCTGGCCGTCAAGCCGGGACGGCGTGGAGCCGACCCGCTGCCGCTGCTCCGCCCGGACTGGAGCCGCCAGGCCACGTCGGACGACCGGCGGCCCGGTGCGGGCTGA